The sequence GGAGGACCAAAGAACTCTTTTTCTCGGGTTCCTTTGGGATGCCCACTTTGGAGAGTTTGCAGTTCTGGGCTCTGCAGACCGTCAGGGCACAGCAACCTCAGTGAGTCTTTTGATACTGATTTACTATTGGGGGgaaaaactttttgttttcacagtgctgagtgctgaagagggAGCCTTGTAGCCCTACCAGTGACAGTATTCTCTGGTTGGGAGCTCAGAACCTTGCATTTTCTGAGCCTTCCCTAGAGTTTTGTGCTTTATTTTCCAGGAAGGATTCCATTTACTGAGGGGCTTCATTCAGGTGGGGAGTCAGCGAATTGGGGTTGATTTTACAGACTCGGGTCCCTTCTGGCACCATCCAGCAACAGCTCagagacagggagcctggtggtggtgatgggacCTCTGGAAGGTGTCCAGGATGTCCTGGGGTGAGTGAGAGCACGGCCACCACCAGGGCCAAGGACTGGGGAGCTGTGGTTTCCTGCTTTAAGAATATTTATCCCTGtgcagaataaattaaaaaaaaatatttcctggcCTATTCATggataacaagaaaaaaaaataatttagaacatGAAACCAACAGATTTCTTCTTGAACAAGTTGGCAGGAAAACTCAGGAATTAAggggaaatattttaattctcaaGATACTGAAATTTACTGACCTTCACCAAAACATGAAGTTAAGCAAGTTGGTTAATTTCACTGCCCCCTCTCTGACTGGTTACTGATTAAAGGAATGGTTGATGCAGATATTTGGATCAAGCCATGGATAGGGAACAATTGGCTAAAttgttaaatgatttttaaaatatccaattgtttttcaaaatatattaaaatattgtagGTATATTTTTCCCACTATCCCTTGGGAAGAACCAGAAGGCAGAGCATTCTTCCCTGTTGCCTCATTTTTCTTGCTGTCTCCTTTCTTTCATCAGTACTCTTAGTGTCCTTTAGATGGGCCGTCATTCCTCTCTTTGGTTCAGACTCTACGGTTTTTACTTGTGAGTGCAGAttgtcagttttctttctgaagaagGGGATTGAGAATAATTACACATGACAATCTCTTCTCTGTCATGTATGCTATGGACATGAGATATTTACATACAACCTCAACTAGGACTGCCCTGCCCTGTGTCTTAGTTCAGGCTGCTCTGACAAGGTCCCAGAGACTGGGTGGCTCATGGGTGACAGAAGCTTATTTGTCACAGTCCTGGGGCTGCAAGTGTGAGATCAAGGGTGTCAGCAGCGTGGCGTTCTGGTGAGAACCCTCTTCTGGGTTGCAGACTGCCAGCGTCTCtctatgtcctcacatggtggagagcagagaggaagcaAAGTGTCTTGTGAGCCTCATGAAGACAGTAATCCTGTGCGTGGGGAATCTCCCCTCATAACCTCCTCTAACCCTAATGATTTCTCTAATATCCCACCTCCTGATACGATCACATGGTGGGGGtagatttcaatatatgaattttgggaacacacacacattcaaccTGTAACATGGTAATAAGAAGATACAGGGCATTGTGTTTATTGCAGATCCATTAGAATATATTTCATTCTTGATATTTATCTGAGGATAACACATTCCTTGATGCTATCATCCCTCATTATGGCTCATTCATCCTGATTTGATTACTAATTTAATGTTacaatgctactgtgaacatgaTTACCAAGAACTTGCCAAATTCCAGACTTTCAGTCTTTATAAAAAATGATGTTGACAGCAACTACAAATTCCTTAAGCCTTAAAAAGGACACTTAATCCTTCCAACATAGTTGAACCTGAGTTGTAAATATTCTCATTTCCAGGAGCCACCTACTAAGACTTTATTTGAATAAAACAATCTAATAAGAAAAGTCCAGGTTTCAAAACCATTATGTCAAATTCCAAACTCCACCTCCCTATCCATACCATAAACACCTGTGCAAATTGTATGTATTGAACCATTGCTTATTTTCCTATTTCACTAACACACATTGTGCCTTTGTTTTCCATACCTTGCTGTTACAGTACTCTATATTTTCATTAGTTTATCATCTACCTCCAAATTTCTAGATGAATTGAGCAATTTACAAATTATCCtgattattttatgtaataagcaaaatgaaattaTCAACTGGGAATTCTTTCTGAGAGTCTAAATGTGATGGACAAAATTAATAATTCTAATAATTATGAAATAATCATATTTAACTGTCCAGGATGATTCATATAGATTGCTCAATTAACCGTCACCATAAATTTGAGATGCATGATAGAAGACCCTTGAGAATTATAGCCACTATAAGAGATTGGATTACAAACATTTCAGTGAGTCTCTGtagaaaacaggcttccctgttgggaAAGAATCTTTCAGTGGATAAAAGAATCCACGTGTCCATGCAGGAGAGGTgtgttagatccctggattgggaagatcctctggaggaggaaatggaaacccactccagtattgtctgggAGATCCcatacagagaagcctggcaggcttccatggggtcacaaagagtcgaatgagacttagcagctaaacaatgAGAACGACTGTAGAAAACACCAAGCTGACAGGGCTCTTGTGGATTTAGGTTAAAAATACTTAATGCTACCAAATTACATGAATGTGGAAAATGACTGGAAGAAGAGAAGACGACGCATGCTAACCGGTGAAACGTTAGGGATGGAGCAGAGCATCCCCACTGCCATCAGCAAGGAGACCAGAGTTTCAGAAATTCAGCACTTCACCAGGGTCTCAGTGAAACAGCTCAGGTCTTGCACTAAGCTAAGTCCTCCAAGCTCCCTTCCCTGCGCCCCAGCGGCCGGGATGAGCACCTGAACTCTCAGTAATGGACCGGACGCGCCTCCAGGTCCAGCGCCGCGAACTCCCGCGCAGGATCCAGGGGAGAACTGAGGAGTCCGGTCGACAATAGCCTTCACTCTGGCGAGGCGCCTCCATAGCCCAGGAGCGCGTGTGGCCGCGGGAGCAGTCAGGAAACTTCCTTTTGGGTCCCACTGCCCAGGGGAGCTTTGCCACTACTTCGCTCAGATCTTTAGATTTCTGCACTTACCCCCAtgtccaccctccccttcctagGAGGAGATTTTGGCCGGAGAGGTTTATCCCGGTGCCCTTTTATGCTGCGACTGATGGCTGGAAATCAGACCATGTTGTGAAGTGTTTTCAAATTCAGGATTGTTTCTGGGGAGAAAGACTAATTCTTTCAGGGATTCAGGGAAAAGGGAAAGCCACCTGAAGTCTGGACAGGAATCTGCTAGATATTGGGACCCTCCAGTGGGAAGACTTGGGGACAAGACTAAgacttaaaaggaaaattatttcatttaatattaatataagtgGTTAATTTCTCTTGCAATATTAATtggttaaaaaatatttcaaattttatagtGAAagccgttcagtcatgtctgactctttgtgaccccatggatttgtacagtccatggaattctccaggccagaataccggagtgggtaggcattcccttctccagatctccccaacccagggatccaacccaggtctcccacattgcaggcagattctttaccagatgagccataaggaagaccaagaatactggagtgggtagcctattccttctccaagggatcttcctgacccagtcaTCGAACTGgggacccctgcattgcaggcagattcttataaTTTATAAGTAattataaataacttaaaatttaagtcttaaatttaagtcttaaGTATCGAGTTAAGATATTTTCTTTATGACCAAACAAAACTTTAGTTTAAGTTCTTGGCTTCAGTGTAAACAAAATCATCAGTAATGTTTTCAAAACTGCTTCCTAGCTTATCTCACTTCATTGCGTGAATGCTGTATTTGACTAACCTATGACCCAGTAACTATAGTAAATAATTAATTTCAGTTTACAAAAtccctttttctcttatttctttcaaccaagagtcttccctagtggctcagacagttcagaatctgcctgaaatgcagattCCAGAttccatccttggttggggaagatcccctggtgaaggaaatagcaacatactccagtagtcctgcctggaaaatcccatggacagaggagcctggtgggctatagtctatggggtcacaaaagagtcggactttacttagcaactaaacaaaaaacagTACAAAATTCAAGAAGTTCACCttgataatatttaataaataaaacaaattacagatttaatgaaataaaaatgtgaatgtatttgCTAAATTTTAATACTatgtaaacaaaatattttatatgaaataaatatgaggagataaaagaataaatataacaaaataaataagcagacaATAACATCAGGGCAGTCTTCACTTCGGGACTGATGCACCTACAgccaaaaaaatgtatatatattcatttactaCTGACAAAGTATTGGCTGAAGTAATTCGATAAATTTTGTGGCTAAAGCAGAAATCAGAGTCTTCTGAAATAACCACAGATGACTGTGCAAAGATGATGGGGCATCTTAGTCAGTGAGAGTCATTTCAAGGTGAATTCTGGTCTCCATCCATCATTCTTAACTTTTCTTGCAAGCTGGTTGATGAAGACAAGGATCTCATTATCTCCACTCTGACGATTTCCCAGGCACAGTCGCTGTATTCCTTCTCTTGCAGGTAGACATGGATGCCCTGGAAGTACCTCTTCACAGCCATCGTGGGGCCCATCCTTCCCAGGGCAGAGTCTTCCTCTCCCATCACCTGCCCCAGGCAGGCATCCAGGTCGTCCAGCTGCTGATGGAGTCCCGTGCGGAGCTGCTCCAGGAGGGTGGTGTCCCAGGCAGCAGAGGAGCACTCTGTGTGGAAGAGGTTGAAGCTCTGCTGGAGCATCTCATGGAGCACAGAGAtggcctgggcctcctgcagctggccgccctccaccatctcctgggggaAAGCGAAGTCCATTCTGTCCTGCAGACAGAAGCGAGGGGAGAGTCTCCTCATTTGGCCCAGGAGACTGAGGATCTTCCTGCCAACCAGCACGTGGTTCTGAGACAGGTCACAGCCCAGGGATCCTCCAGGGCCGTAGCTGACCAGCACCAGGGCCATCAGTAGAGAGAGCACGAAGGCCATGGGGAAGATGAGGCTGCTGCTGTTGGCCTGACTGCGATGGTGTCTGGTGGAACCTTGAGATAGGTTCTCTAATGCCATGCTTTTGAAGCAAGGCCATTAAATAGGGAACacagtagttttcattttctagtcATTTCTGTacacttttacttccttttttgactttcatttttgtattctGAATATGGTCAAAGAAACTGTCATCAGTCtaaactatttattttatctatttcccAATAACATCAAATGTACCCATCCAAATAGATATTTATCAATCAAATGAGAAAGGTTTTTGTCTTACATCAGAAATGATGTAGGTTTCTAAGTACAATCATTATCACTCTTTCTCTTACATATGTAAATGTAGCTCTTCTCTGTTCCATGAACAAATTTTTGGCCCTGATCTTAGGCTCAATTTCTGTTTCTTACTTTACTTAGGAAGGCAGGCTCTGTATTTATCAGGGATTTACCAGGTCACTCTAGCAAATAAACTCTTTGAAACAAACGCTGGGTTTTCTTTAGTGTTTGATTTAGAGAAAAGGCTGATTATTATGAGTCCATGAACTCCTCCCATGTTTCTCTTCCTTCTAGAACACGTTCCTGCAGGTCCATGTGGTTGTGCTTCAGGGAACCACGAAGTCAGGACTATTACAGACATCACGCTTTCTTTCCACCACTTTCATACTGGAGACCTATTGTCCTTTGCTGGCTTGGCCATTACCCCTAGCAGGAATTTTGGTTTTTCTCAGATAATATGGGTGGGGAGACTCTAATTCCAGGATAATTGTATTTCCCCAGCAGCACCTCACTCACACAAGGGAGAGATCGCATGGAGCCACACCCTGTCCTCTAGAGTGACTGAGTCCCCTTACTCACCTGCTGGACTCCCTCCCTGAGGGCAGGCTCACCACATTCTGAGGACTCAAAAATCTGCTTTCTGTGGAGGGCTTGTTTATTTGTTGGGAAAATAAATCGTCTTCCTGAACTTTCACCTGCTGTGTTTGTGTGAAGGACCCTTGTTCTCAGTGGTGACCTCCTCTTCTCTGACCCGTTTCCCCAGGTGTCCAAAGTGTCAGCAAAGCTCAGACGCTGAGAGCAAAAGTGCATTTGTGCAAGTTGATGAAGGAATTTCCAACTgcaattattttgcttttagtaGATAAACAATATTTACTCTGCCAAGtatagtttttattattcaaCTCTTTTACTTAAACTGTTCAACACTTGTTCTGCTCAAACTTTctgagctggaggaaggagaTTCAGTATTGGTGTTGTCTCTTATTGGAAGCTTATGTCACAAAATCTAGTGAGTTACAGTTGTTTATTCAGGCAGTTGATTccaccaggcatctctgttcCTTTGTCTCTGTTCCTCTGAGAATGCAGGGCAGTGAGTCCCAGCTTACTAGATCAGGAGAAATAGTCTTCTTTCCTTGagtgtaatttttcatttaaactttttatattcaCTTAGTGACTTATTTTGGgtaggctcctggagttggtgatggacagggaggcctggcgtgctgcagttcagagggtcgcaaacagttggcatgactgagtgactgaactgaactgaactgagtgacttatTGGACAAGATTTGTCTCATTGCTTCTGCTCTGGTTGTAATTCATGATGACATGAGAACACCAAAGGGAAGTAAAGAAACGCAGAGGGGCTGCATCTCTATCACTTTCAAGacattagatttttttgtttctctttgcaacttttctagaAAGTAAAATTGCACAGTTGTTTTGTGGGCAACAAGAAAACAAGGTTAAGTCTCAATGTCATGAATATGAAAGAAGGGAAGTGGTTTTCCCCTGACACAGTGACGTATTCTAAGTTAGAAAACTTCAGTGCAGCACAGCTGGGGACAAGTCTGAGGCAGAGGGAAACTATGAGGTCAATATGAACAACAGAAAGCCTGGGACATAACTGTTTCTTACAGAAGCTCAAAGAAGGACAAATCCTGGATCTAACTGCCCTCAGCTTTGTAAGACCAGCCacctagtttttcttttctttaatcaaCTTGTGGTCAGTAtaaggggagaaggaagaagtCACACTCAGCAGCTCACAAGAGACAGGCAATCAGAGCCCCAGTTGCTGGAACACTAATCCTATCTGGTAGGGTCGAGGAGACCAGCCTTGCTGAGCATCTGCTTAGATGATAAATCCACTTGGGCAAAGAGACTATGCTTTTAAATAACTAGAATGAAAGGGAATTAAATGATTCCAAAAGATCCTGATCTTAGTCTAGCTAATAGtaattttgatattaaaaataataactgaatTTTATTGATAACCAACTCTAATGATCTCCCTAATATTCCAGCTCTTGATACTATCACATTGATGGGTTGGGTTTCTGTgggatttttaagaattttaaaaatatttattttatgtgtttatttgtttatttggctatgGCATGTCTTAGTCGGTGTATGCTGGATCTtggatctttgttgcttcatgcaggatctttacttGGGCCATGGGAAGTCTTGCTTGCCacatgcagaatctagttccctgaccagagatccaacTCAGGCTCcatgctttgggagcatggagtcctggCCACTGGACAATCAGGGAAGTCTCGAGGGGTACagtttaaatatatgaatttggggaacacacacacatgcagtctGTAACATGGTAGTAAGGAGATGCCAAGGTATTGTGTTTATGGCAAGGATTCATTAGGATATATTTCATTCTTGATATTATCGAGGAGTAAGAACACATTCCCTGAGGCTGCCCTCACTTTTTATGACACATCCATCCTGAATTGATTACTAATTAAACGTTACAAGACCACTGTGGACATGATTACCAAGGACCTGCCAGACAAATTTCACAGACTATCAGTGTTTATCAAAAATGACAGTGACAACAAGTACAAATTCCTTAGCCTTTGTGAGGGACTCACTAAATCCTTTCATAGTTGAAACTGAGTTAATAGTTCTATTTTGAAGAGCCTCCTGCTAAGACTTTATTTGAATGAAATAATCTAATAATGAAATGGCAAATCCAGTTTTAAAAACCTAATATGCCAGATTCCAAACTACTTGTCTAGACCATAATACCTGAGCA comes from Cervus elaphus chromosome 29, mCerEla1.1, whole genome shotgun sequence and encodes:
- the LOC122685927 gene encoding interferon omega-1-like, whose protein sequence is MAFVLSLLMALVLVSYGPGGSLGCDLSQNHVLVGRKILSLLGQMRRLSPRFCLQDRMDFAFPQEMVEGGQLQEAQAISVLHEMLQQSFNLFHTECSSAAWDTTLLEQLRTGLHQQLDDLDACLGQVMGEEDSALGRMGPTMAVKRYFQGIHVYLQEKEYSDCAWEIVRVEIMRSLSSSTSLQEKLRMMDGDQNSP